The following coding sequences lie in one Cannabis sativa cultivar Pink pepper isolate KNU-18-1 chromosome 5, ASM2916894v1, whole genome shotgun sequence genomic window:
- the LOC115716006 gene encoding probable CoA ligase CCL9, with protein MANNLTLTGLLKKAAVEFPDRRAISLSGKYHLTHARLQEIVDHAASLLLASGIGHGDVVALTFPNTVEYIVMFLAVIRCRAVAAPLNAAYTAEEFEFYLSDSESKLLITGPEGIEAAQAAASKLNIVRVTATLPGSGDGLIALSSSANNESSLDSVAEITNDPSDVALFLHTSGTTSRPKGVPLTQLNLASSVQNIKSVYKLTESDSTVVVLPLFHVHGMIAGLLSSLIAGASVTLPAAGRFSASTFWSDMIACNATWYTAVPTIHQIILERHLNKPEPTYPKLRFIRSCSASLAPSIMARLEESFGAPVLEAYAMTEAAHLMASNPLPEDGGHKPGSVGKPVGQEMAILDQNGSAQLAGVSGEVCIRGPNVTKGYKNNPEANKAAFQFGWFHTGDVGYFDEDGYLHLVGRIKELINRGGEKISPIEVDAVLLSHPDIAQAVAFGVPDDKYGEEINCAVIPREGSEVDEDVVLRFCKKNLATFKVPKKVFITDSLPKTATGKIQRRIVAEHFLAQISTAKVPKFGA; from the exons ATGGCAAATAATCTAACCTTGACTGGTTTGTTGAAGAAGGCCGCCGTAGAATTTCCCGATCGACGAGCTATTTCATTATCCGGTAAATACCATTTGACTCATGCTCGATTACAAGAGATTGTTGATCACGCGGCTTCTCTCTTACTCGCTTCCGGCATCGGCCATGGCGACGTGGTTGCTCTCACTTTTCCTAACACCGTCGAG TATATTGTGATGTTCTTAGCTGTGATTAGATGCCGAGCCGTAGCCGCGCCGTTGAACGCGGCTTACACAGCTGAGGAGTTCGAGTTCTACCTTTCTGACTCAGAATCAAAACTACTCATTACGGGGCCTGAAGGAATTGAGGCGGCTCAAGCCGCGGCTTCGAAACTCAACATTGTTCGCGTGACTGCCACCCTACCCGGAAGCGGCGACGGCCTTATAGCCCTCTCTTCTTCTGCCAATAACGAGTCAAGCCTCGACTCGGTGGCGGAAATCACAAACGATCCGTCTGACGTGGCACTCTTCCTCCACACCTCTGGCACGACGAGTCGCCCGAAGGGAGTTCCCCTAACGCAACTCAACTTGGCTTCGTCTgttcaaaacataaaatcggTGTACAAACTCACTGAGTCCGACTCGACCGTAGTGGTTCTCCCTTTATTCCACGTACACGGAATGATCGCCGGATTGCTGAGCTCGCTCATCGCCGGAGCCTCCGTGACTCTACCTGCCGCCGGGAGATTCTCCGCCTCGACGTTTTGGTCGGACATGATCGCCTGCAACGCCACGTGGTACACAGCGGTACCTACGATTCACCAGATTATTCTCGAACGCCACCTCAACAAGCCTGAGCCAACTTACCCGAAGTTGCGGTTCATTCGGAGCTGCAGCGCTTCGTTAGCACCGTCCATAATGGCTCGGCTTGAGGAGTCATTCGGCGCGCCGGTTTTGGAGGCGTATGCAATGACGGAAGCCGCTCATTTAATGGCTTCAAACCCATTGCCGGAAGATGGGGGCCACAAACCAGGCTCAGTTGGTAAGCCCGTGGGCCAAGAGATGGCGATTTTGGACCAAAATGGGTCGGCCCAATTAGCTGGGGTCAGTGGCGAGGTCTGTATTAGAGGGCCCAATGTAACCAAGGGTTACAAGAACAACCCTGAAGCTAACAAGGCAGCTTTTCAATTCGGGTGGTTTCATACCGGTGATGTCGGTTATTTCGATGAAGATGGTTATTTGCACCTGGTTGGCCGGATTAAGGAGCTTATCAACCGTGgag GGGAAAAGATATCACCAATTGAAGTAGATGCAGTGCTTTTGTCGCATCCGGACATAGCTCAGGCAGTGGCTTTTGGAGTACCTGATGATAAATATGGTGAAGAG ATCAATTGCGCTGTAATTCCAAGGGAAGGATCAGAGGTAGACGAAGATGTGGTTTTACGTTTTTGCAAGAAAAACCTTGCAACTTTTAAGGTCCCAAAGAAAGTCTTCATAACTGATTCCCTACCCAAGACTGCTACCGGAAAGATTCAACGGCGAATCGTGGCCGAACACTTCCTTGCTCAAATCTCAACCGCCAAAGTTCCCAAGTTTGGTGCTTAG